In Desulfobacter hydrogenophilus, the genomic stretch GGCAGGGTGTAATCAAAAATTTTTTTGCGGGTATCAGTCCGGGTTAAAAATTGGTCAATGGTGGACTGCTTTAATTTTTCAACAGAGGCTGTGGCCGCATAAATTCCACCCACAAGCGCTCCCATGCTGGTTCCTGAAATCATATCAATGTGGATGCCGGCTTCCTCCAATACTTTGAGTACTCCGATATGGGCCCACCCCCTTGCACCGCCGGCACCCAGCGCCAGTCCCAGTCGGATACCGGCAATTTCCCGGGCAACAGCCCTCGGCCCCCGGACGGGAAAACATTTCTCCGTATCAATCCGGTCGTTGATCGCCAACTCCGAGCGATCTACCCAAATGCCGGGCGTCTCGGATAGCCCCAGGCGCTGCTTTAGTTCCTGCCGGGCCACCCCTTTTTCCCCATATAAATGGCTTACCCCCACCCGAATTCTTCCTAAAAATGCACTGGTCCCGTAAATTACTTCAAGCTCTGAAAGCCGGGACCGAACGTGTCCGAGTTTTCCCTCCGTATTATGAATAAGTAAAAGTGTCCGGTCACACAACCGGATAAACAGCCGTTCCATATCATTAAGGCGATGGGTCAGATTGAAAAATACCACATCATAGGATTCTTTCAGGCTGGCCATCAGAATCGGCATGATATCAGACAGCCTGTCAGAGAAACCTGTTCGCAACTGCAAAACATGAAATCCTGACAAATGTTGATACCAATCAATATCTTCAAATTTATAACTATCCGGGGGGAGGAGTCTTAACAGTCCCTGGTCTGGGCATTCGGTCCGGGCCAGGTCATATCGCTCCATGATTCTGTCGGCTTCAAGGTGAGGCTCAATCACCACCACCCGTTTATGTGATTCATCAGAAATGTGAAAGGAAACGGAATATAAAAAATGGGATACGCCCAACTCCGGCCCCGTGGCAGACACCGCATAAAATGTCGGTACCATGGCCTGGGGGCTGCCGCCTTTTGCCTCAATGCTCATGCGTTTGGCGTAAAAACGGCTTAGATACAATCCAATGCTTCTATTGGTTTTGATCAGGACGTCAAAATTTTCACGGGTCAGGCAAAACACAGTCACATCCAGCGAGGCCTCAGCCGTTGAGTTCCTATGCGCCCCGGAAAGCAGGGACATTTCACCAAAAAAATTCCCCCGTTTTAATTCGCTTACAAAAAAAATTTGTCCATCCGTTTTTTTGAAAACCGATACCGTACCCGAATGAATCACATACATGGAATTCCCAGGCTCACCCTGGCGGCAGATAACATCGCCTTTATGATAAAATTCCTTTGTAAATAATCCGGCAATCTCTCGAATGTGATCCGCCGAGACGGATGAAAATAATGGCACCCGCGAAAGAAAGTCATGAAGGTCTTGTAACTTAGTCATCATAGAATTAAATTTTTAAAATTGTTCCTGCGCCCAGATCTCTCGTCTCGGTGCAAACTACCCACAGGCATTAAACTATTTCTTTTTGAAGAATTTTTCAACATCCTTTGACAACGGCCTAAGCCTGTTCAGTTCCACAGCCTGGGTTAACTGCGCCGATGCCTTTTGATAATTGCTGAAACGCTGTTTCCAGCGGATGTCATTTTCTTCCATTCATCTCATCCAATGCTGTATAAAAATTTTTTCGGCCCAAGATCTTGTATCTCAACCTAATAAGTTGCACTTTCTTTATTGCGCGGTCAATTAAATTCAACATTGCTTATCGGGTAAATGGATTTTATCAGCATAGAATTCAGAAAGTAGGATCGCAACATCACCCGCTTTGAATGAGAAAAACGAAAACCTGATTCTATCAGAAGATAACAGCATGTTACTCCCAAACATCAAGGAGAAGGTCTGCTTTCTGGCGCAATTCTTTGGTGTTATGGATTAGCAGCACTGCTTCATTGGCACGCGCAACTGCTGCAATTAACAATTTTTTATGGATAGCCAGCCTGAAAATGCTGTTTAACAGATGGAGATCAGGAGAAAACTAACTCCCCCCTCATTTTTTATGTTTATACCAATTGGGGCCTTTGCCTGCGAGTCGGGGATCGTTACCAAGAAAAAAAACTTTACCCTTTTCAAATTTCACCCCTGGATTTACCTGATAAACCGGGGCGTTCTCCATAAAAGGTAACCGAGGTATTCTACCTA encodes the following:
- a CDS encoding patatin-like phospholipase family protein, translating into MMTKLQDLHDFLSRVPLFSSVSADHIREIAGLFTKEFYHKGDVICRQGEPGNSMYVIHSGTVSVFKKTDGQIFFVSELKRGNFFGEMSLLSGAHRNSTAEASLDVTVFCLTRENFDVLIKTNRSIGLYLSRFYAKRMSIEAKGGSPQAMVPTFYAVSATGPELGVSHFLYSVSFHISDESHKRVVVIEPHLEADRIMERYDLARTECPDQGLLRLLPPDSYKFEDIDWYQHLSGFHVLQLRTGFSDRLSDIMPILMASLKESYDVVFFNLTHRLNDMERLFIRLCDRTLLLIHNTEGKLGHVRSRLSELEVIYGTSAFLGRIRVGVSHLYGEKGVARQELKQRLGLSETPGIWVDRSELAINDRIDTEKCFPVRGPRAVAREIAGIRLGLALGAGGARGWAHIGVLKVLEEAGIHIDMISGTSMGALVGGIYAATASVEKLKQSTIDQFLTRTDTRKKIFDYTLPRQGLLKGKKAAQLVREAINNADFMDLMIPTYLVGVDILNEEEVIFETGDVTDAVRSSIAIPAVFSPFKHQGRWMVDGGLLNPVPVDVLLRKGADMVIAVCIESKPSETKIPKKSPSIKQIISQTISIVHGRATSDFVKNADLVLYPDVGAYAWDDFHQGIALMRCGIKECSERLPDIKKMITEKQGRDTELGIKRT